From the genome of Acidobacteriota bacterium, one region includes:
- a CDS encoding response regulator transcription factor → MSSHHGLPTIILADDHPMMLQGLERLLGRRLDVIAKVTDGLELVDSAAELQPDLVLADISMPRLNGIEAVRRMKEVSPATRVLILSLHEEPDWVRAAFEAGAWGYLTKTSAAEEIEGAIEEILADRFYVSPRVTRSILSPPAPATAASKAASPAAPCSPEGAPLTPRELEIVGLVGQGLPNKDIAVHLGIALTTVRTHLNSIYSKLGHENRVELALSSARILAREA, encoded by the coding sequence ATGTCTTCACACCACGGCCTACCTACCATCATCCTGGCGGATGACCATCCCATGATGCTCCAGGGCTTGGAGAGGCTGCTGGGCCGGCGATTGGACGTGATCGCCAAGGTCACCGACGGCTTGGAACTGGTCGACTCCGCCGCCGAGCTTCAGCCCGATCTGGTTCTCGCCGACATCTCGATGCCGCGCCTGAACGGGATCGAGGCCGTTCGCCGGATGAAGGAGGTCTCGCCGGCCACCCGCGTGTTGATCTTGAGCCTGCATGAGGAGCCCGATTGGGTGCGAGCCGCCTTCGAGGCGGGGGCCTGGGGCTATCTCACCAAGACCTCCGCTGCCGAGGAGATCGAGGGGGCCATCGAGGAGATACTGGCGGACCGCTTCTATGTCAGTCCCCGCGTCACCCGCAGCATCCTGTCGCCGCCGGCTCCTGCCACGGCGGCTTCGAAGGCAGCCTCCCCGGCTGCCCCCTGTTCTCCCGAAGGAGCGCCTCTAACCCCGCGCGAGCTGGAGATCGTGGGGCTGGTGGGCCAAGGCCTGCCCAACAAAGACATCGCCGTACACCTCGGCATCGCCTTGACCACCGTTCGCACTCACCTCAACAGCATCTACAGCAAGCTGGGCCATGAGAACCGGGTCGAGCTGGCTCTTTCCTCGGCGAGAATCTTGGCCCGAGAGGCCTGA